From Trichoderma atroviride chromosome 1, complete sequence, one genomic window encodes:
- a CDS encoding uncharacterized protein (TransMembrane:2 (o47-70i82-104o)), translating to MAMLELELGDNRKRVVYGAAPIPAHSRSQALDTTNARRLGTGKNPDIVLLNAMLITSFFYSLVTSGYRIGVVSAAQAPPPRLFAYVAGALNLHRQLLQLVSLVWEFLV from the coding sequence atggcgatgctcgagctggagcttggcgaCAATCGCAAGAGAGTTGTTTATGGGGCTGCTCCAATACCCGCACATTCCCGGTCGCAGGCGCTTGACACCACCAACGCGCGTCGCCTGGGGACCGGAAAGAACCCTGACATTGTGCTTCTGAATGCGATGCTAATCACCTCCTTTTTCTATTCTTTAGTGACGTCCGGCTATCGAATTGGAGTCGTCTCCGCTGCACAAGCCCCGCCTCCCCGCCTCTTTGCCTACGTCGCTGGTGCATTAAACCTGCAtcggcagcttctccaactGGTATCCTTGGTATGGGAATTTCTCGTTTGA